One part of the Dyadobacter sp. 676 genome encodes these proteins:
- a CDS encoding tetratricopeptide repeat protein, whose protein sequence is MTDFNAGRYEQAIAMFDKSLKFPIDAELFNAASFYKAESVYGAKRVDEAATLYNQIARNPKAGIYARKSLYALGYIYYNQKKYSQALPYFRDFTNNIEGMDAEMIEDAHARLADCYLAAKNYNEAIRTYEQVAAKGKVDKDYALFQKARAYVYMNREAEAKRQFELLISQYPQSKHLDNAYFQLADIDFQNQSYSAAVKGFTRMINEKPKSPLIPAALLRRAQSYYNLQVYEQAIVDFRKILTEYSDSPSAESALEGIQESYTAVGRPEEFNQVLGVVRKNNPGNEKLEGVEFDNVRNLYYAEKYENAISALQEFLRTYPASKYQYDATYFIASSYDKTNRVNEALQYYNKVVQQNRSQFVGAAAQRSAELEIGRGNFNNAVTNFRVLSRNAENKKDQATAWTGLMDTYFTLKNYDSTLYYAKEIINMGNVVPGSLGKAQLYQAKVPYEKGDLKKAAEEFKKISASSKDEFGAEAAYWSAMILYKEKKYKEAETAIIELGRNFEGYDYWRARSFILLADVYVGMNEKVQAKATLNSIIENSDDKEAVELAKEKLNQIEK, encoded by the coding sequence GTGACGGATTTTAACGCCGGACGCTACGAGCAGGCCATTGCCATGTTCGATAAGTCGCTCAAATTCCCGATCGACGCCGAGTTATTCAATGCCGCATCGTTTTACAAGGCAGAGTCGGTATACGGTGCGAAGCGTGTGGACGAAGCGGCCACCTTGTACAACCAGATTGCCAGGAACCCGAAAGCAGGCATTTACGCAAGAAAGAGCCTCTATGCTTTGGGTTATATTTACTACAACCAGAAGAAATACAGCCAGGCCTTACCCTATTTCCGCGATTTTACCAACAACATCGAAGGGATGGATGCCGAAATGATCGAGGACGCGCATGCAAGGCTCGCGGATTGCTATCTGGCCGCGAAAAATTACAACGAAGCGATCCGCACTTACGAGCAGGTGGCGGCGAAGGGGAAAGTCGACAAGGATTACGCATTATTCCAAAAGGCCCGCGCATATGTGTACATGAACCGCGAGGCCGAGGCTAAACGGCAGTTTGAACTGCTGATCAGCCAATATCCGCAGTCGAAGCATCTGGACAACGCCTATTTCCAGCTTGCCGACATCGATTTCCAGAATCAAAGCTATTCCGCGGCTGTGAAAGGCTTCACACGCATGATCAATGAGAAACCTAAAAGTCCGCTGATTCCCGCAGCGTTGCTGCGTCGGGCGCAGTCGTACTACAATTTGCAGGTGTACGAGCAGGCAATCGTCGATTTCCGTAAAATCCTGACCGAATATTCCGATTCGCCCTCCGCGGAAAGCGCACTGGAAGGTATCCAGGAAAGTTATACGGCGGTTGGCCGGCCGGAGGAATTCAACCAGGTGCTGGGCGTCGTCCGGAAGAACAATCCCGGTAACGAAAAACTAGAAGGTGTCGAGTTCGATAATGTACGGAACCTGTATTATGCGGAAAAGTACGAAAACGCGATTTCGGCGTTGCAGGAATTCCTGCGAACTTACCCTGCCAGCAAATACCAGTACGATGCGACTTATTTCATCGCATCTTCTTACGACAAGACGAACCGCGTGAACGAAGCGCTTCAATACTATAATAAAGTGGTTCAGCAAAACCGGTCACAGTTTGTGGGCGCTGCGGCTCAGCGTTCGGCGGAACTGGAAATCGGTCGTGGAAACTTTAATAATGCTGTCACGAATTTCCGCGTGCTCTCCCGCAACGCGGAAAACAAGAAGGACCAGGCAACGGCATGGACTGGGCTGATGGATACCTACTTCACCTTGAAAAACTACGATTCCACGCTCTATTATGCGAAGGAGATCATTAATATGGGCAATGTGGTACCCGGCAGCCTGGGCAAGGCGCAGCTTTATCAGGCCAAGGTGCCTTATGAGAAGGGCGACCTGAAAAAGGCGGCGGAGGAGTTTAAGAAGATTTCGGCTTCATCCAAGGACGAGTTCGGTGCCGAAGCGGCCTACTGGTCCGCCATGATCCTGTACAAAGAGAAGAAATACAAGGAGGCTGAAACGGCCATCATCGAATTGGGCAGAAACTTCGAGGGATACGACTATTGGCGTGCACGCTCGTTCATCCTGCTTGCGGACGTATACGTGGGCATGAACGAGAAAGTCCAGGCGAAGGCTACGCTGAATTCCATTATCGAGAATTCGGACGACAAGGAAGCGGTAGAGCTCGCGAAGGAGAAGTTGAACCAAATCGAAAAATAA
- a CDS encoding TonB-dependent receptor — translation MTHSKLLRSSLFLITLGFSSQFAIAQRGEIESQTYEIIKDKSIEFAPANRVFDKVQPVQGETGKKKVSYQIVDPVIDIASPKLTPAVGVSSDEKGRQDEPDVLNNYVKAGGGNYGRFLGEIFVGGRPKEDLAFTTQLKHLSAANGPVDGKNSANAATSFKIGGKYIREKYKVDAGFNFDRKNYYFYGYRPQPEGVVVDRDTIRQTINQFGFNLGFENTDASVLVDYSVKTGLNTLKDRYNASEIDWGTNLTASVPISESFFALLEADAYVSQRVDYFTYNRNLFRVRPTFKYVNDLFSVSAGINAVNETDNQLDVNRTKAFPAVNLDVTPFSGVHIFAGWNGDIVRNTLKSMLSENQWLGPNVLILNTEKTSDISAGVKGETGTGINYEGKVAYTSYRNFYSFNNSLSDTSRFSAIYDPGKTKVLTISAQAGYNFNELFKTSLKANFFDYAVDKVEEPWHRPDLTLNWFNALTISKKLFVTADFYMLRGLKAKNFQTGVVTKLPVIADLNLKIDYLLTRNFSAFVNLNNVLGKKYQRYQYYPQQGLNFIAGLSFSF, via the coding sequence ATGACGCATTCCAAGTTATTACGTTCTTCACTGTTCCTGATTACGCTGGGGTTTTCCTCCCAGTTTGCTATCGCGCAACGCGGGGAGATCGAAAGCCAGACTTACGAAATTATTAAAGATAAAAGCATTGAATTTGCACCCGCCAACCGGGTTTTCGATAAAGTACAGCCCGTGCAGGGCGAGACGGGAAAGAAAAAGGTCTCGTACCAGATCGTAGACCCGGTGATCGATATTGCTTCGCCCAAGCTTACGCCGGCGGTCGGCGTATCGTCCGACGAAAAGGGCCGTCAGGACGAACCTGACGTTTTGAACAACTACGTCAAAGCGGGAGGCGGTAATTACGGTCGTTTTCTCGGCGAAATATTTGTGGGGGGACGGCCGAAGGAAGATCTTGCGTTCACGACCCAGCTGAAACATCTTTCGGCCGCCAACGGCCCCGTGGACGGCAAGAATTCGGCCAACGCAGCGACCAGCTTTAAGATCGGCGGCAAATACATCAGGGAGAAGTATAAAGTCGACGCAGGCTTTAATTTCGACCGCAAAAACTATTACTTCTATGGTTATCGGCCACAGCCGGAAGGCGTGGTGGTGGACCGCGACACGATCCGTCAGACAATTAACCAGTTCGGATTTAACCTTGGCTTCGAAAATACGGATGCTTCGGTGCTGGTCGATTATTCGGTGAAGACGGGCCTCAATACCCTGAAAGACCGCTACAATGCATCGGAAATCGATTGGGGAACCAATCTTACCGCCTCTGTACCTATTTCAGAGTCGTTTTTTGCGCTGCTTGAAGCAGATGCCTACGTGTCGCAGCGCGTCGACTACTTCACCTATAATCGTAACTTGTTCCGTGTTAGACCGACGTTCAAGTACGTGAACGACCTGTTTTCCGTTTCGGCGGGTATCAATGCCGTGAATGAGACGGATAACCAGCTGGATGTAAACAGGACGAAAGCCTTTCCTGCCGTGAATCTAGACGTAACACCGTTCTCCGGGGTGCATATTTTCGCGGGCTGGAACGGGGATATCGTTCGAAATACATTGAAGAGCATGCTGAGCGAAAATCAATGGCTGGGGCCTAACGTATTGATCCTGAATACGGAAAAGACTTCCGATATCAGCGCGGGCGTGAAAGGAGAGACCGGTACGGGTATTAATTATGAGGGAAAAGTGGCTTATACTTCCTACCGCAACTTTTATTCGTTTAACAACTCGCTTTCGGATACTTCCCGTTTTTCGGCGATTTATGACCCGGGTAAAACCAAGGTGCTGACCATCTCCGCACAAGCTGGCTATAATTTCAATGAGTTGTTCAAAACATCGCTCAAAGCTAACTTCTTCGACTATGCCGTGGACAAGGTGGAGGAGCCGTGGCACCGTCCGGATCTCACTTTGAACTGGTTCAATGCCCTTACCATCAGCAAAAAACTGTTCGTAACAGCCGATTTTTATATGCTCAGAGGGCTGAAAGCGAAAAATTTTCAGACGGGCGTCGTAACGAAATTGCCTGTAATTGCCGATCTGAATTTGAAAATCGACTACCTGTTAACCAGGAACTTCTCTGCGTTCGTGAACCTGAACAACGTGCTGGGCAAGAAGTACCAGCGCTACCAGTATTACCCGCAGCAGGGGCTTAACTTTATTGCCGGATTGTCATTTTCTTTTTAA
- a CDS encoding SPOR domain-containing protein: MIAVETVIRKLIGEYEFVIIPGFGALLSHQVPAVYDGNSGIFTPPVKRLAFNEYLKLDDGLLANYISRHEKVTHADALDYIKGYTDRLRSGLDLNGEVSIAGIGEFKQNVEGKLVFEPNTGKYFKDEWYGFEKVKAVEIQGRPVAALNSAEYTGDDVEVVELENERKPRFRWTGWAAAAVIAGLLCGLSFFLVNTENEYIKSTLNPFAEMFGRNEPAETTVVRNDTRPEPSPVTEPIAVKTNPVPVDSAAAVASAPVAEVAPAVAEAKPTDIASAKFYVIAGAFKGTRQAKVLLAQLNEKGLTKAFIIPGDERSKKVKVAVDGFDNETDAYRASAQLKAVIGEAGWVFKKK, translated from the coding sequence ATGATAGCAGTCGAAACAGTCATCCGGAAACTCATTGGAGAATACGAATTCGTGATCATTCCCGGGTTCGGAGCCTTGCTTTCTCACCAGGTTCCGGCCGTGTATGACGGTAATTCAGGGATTTTCACGCCGCCTGTTAAAAGGCTGGCATTTAATGAGTACCTGAAACTCGACGACGGGCTGTTGGCTAACTATATTTCACGTCATGAAAAAGTGACCCATGCCGACGCCCTGGATTACATCAAAGGTTATACCGATCGCCTGAGGTCGGGGCTGGATCTCAATGGAGAAGTGAGCATTGCAGGTATCGGCGAGTTCAAGCAGAACGTGGAGGGAAAGCTGGTGTTCGAACCTAACACCGGTAAGTACTTTAAGGATGAATGGTATGGCTTCGAAAAGGTAAAAGCCGTTGAAATACAAGGCCGGCCGGTCGCTGCATTGAACTCCGCGGAATACACGGGCGACGATGTTGAAGTGGTCGAACTGGAAAATGAAAGAAAGCCACGTTTCCGTTGGACAGGCTGGGCTGCGGCAGCGGTGATCGCCGGGTTGCTATGTGGGCTCAGTTTCTTTCTGGTGAATACGGAAAACGAATACATTAAGAGCACGCTGAACCCTTTTGCCGAAATGTTCGGGCGCAATGAGCCTGCGGAAACCACCGTGGTTAGAAACGACACCCGGCCTGAACCATCGCCGGTGACGGAGCCCATCGCGGTAAAGACAAACCCTGTGCCCGTTGATTCCGCCGCTGCCGTTGCTTCCGCACCCGTCGCGGAGGTGGCCCCAGCGGTTGCCGAGGCCAAGCCGACCGATATTGCATCCGCTAAATTCTATGTTATAGCCGGTGCATTCAAGGGAACAAGACAGGCCAAAGTTTTGCTTGCCCAGCTGAATGAAAAAGGTCTGACAAAAGCATTCATTATCCCGGGCGACGAACGCAGCAAAAAGGTGAAAGTGGCTGTGGACGGCTTTGACAATGAAACGGATGCCTACCGTGCGTCGGCTCAACTCAAAGCCGTGATCGGCGAAGCAGGCTGGGTTTTCAAGAAGAAATAA